A segment of the Candidatus Eisenbacteria bacterium genome:
GACGCGCGCCTGGCGAAGAACAAATACATGGTCGGCGACACCTACACCGTCGTCGACATGGCGCTTTGGGGCTGGGCGCGGCTCATTCCCAATATCCTGGGCGACCAGGCGGCGAAGTTCGCGCACGTGAAGCGCCTGGTCGACGAGATCACCGCCCGCCCGGCAGCGCAGAAGGCAGTGGCCATCAAGGACCGCTACGCGTTCAAGACCGAGATGGACGACGAAGCAAAGCGCGCCATGTTCCCGGGCAACTATCGGGCCGCCTAGCTCAGCGCCCAAGGTCCGAGGCGCTCTTCAGCATGGCGAGCGCCTCGTCCTTCGTCTGCTCCTGCCCGTCGTTGGTGAGAATGCTGAAGGCAACGACCACGTCGCCGACGAGCAGCATGCCCTGCGTGAGCTGCTTGAACTCGCCGGGTTTGGGGTCGCGATCGGTCGCCGA
Coding sequences within it:
- a CDS encoding glutathione binding-like protein; translation: DARLAKNKYMVGDTYTVVDMALWGWARLIPNILGDQAAKFAHVKRLVDEITARPAAQKAVAIKDRYAFKTEMDDEAKRAMFPGNYRAA